Sequence from the Sphingomonas suaedae genome:
GGGGACAGCGTTGGCGTGGCATCGACCGTCAAGGTCGCGCCACTCGTCGCGCCGAAGGACATCGTCATCCACACTGCCGCGAGCGAAGCGGAACGGATTGCCGTCCCAGCTCCTGCCGCGCCGGTCTCCCCCATCATTCCCGTCGCGAACGAGACCAGGCTCGCCAATGGGATACGGGTGATCGTGGTCGAAAAACGCGATCTTCCGATCGTCACCGCCACCGTGGTGGCCCCCGCGGGCGGCGCGAGCGATCCGCAGGGCAAGGCAGGGACCGCCGCGCTCACCGCCGAACTGTTGACCAAGGGTACGGCGACCCGCTCGGCCGAACAGATCGCGCAGCAGATCGAATCGCTCGGCGGCTCGATCGGCGCGGGCGCGGACTGGGATGCCGCCTTCGCCACGGTTACCGTCAAGGCCGATCAGGTCGAACCCGCGCTGACCGTGCTCGCCGATGTCGCGCGCAATCCGGCCTTCGCTCAGGAAGAGCTGGAGCGCGCCCGCAAACAGACGCTGGACGGCGTTACCGTCCAGCTCAAAGACCCGGCAGCGCTCGCCGGGATCGTCGCGAACCGCGCAGTGTTCGGCGCGGCACCCTATGGCCACATGCTGTCGGGCAACCCGACCTCGCTGCCAAAAATCTCGCGCAGTGACATCGCGGATGCCTATGGTGACGCGTGGCAGCCAGATAAGGCAGCCCTCGTGATCGTGGGCGACATCGCACAAAAGGATGCCGTCGAGCAGGCGAAGAAGCTGTTCGGCGACTGGAAAGCGGACACACGCATCAGGGCCGCGACGGCGGCCGCCACGCCAAGCCCCCGGGTGATCGTCGTCGACCTGCCCGAAGCCGGTCAGGCTGGCGTGGTCGTCGCCCGCCCCGGCATCGCACGCGACGACAAGGATTTCTACGCCGCACAGGTCGCCAATGCCACGCTCGGCGTCGGCTTCACCTCACGCCTCAACCGCGAAATCCGCATCAAGCGCGGCCTCGCTTATGGCGCGGGCAGCAGCGTCGATGCACGCCGCGCTCCGGGGATCGTCACCGCATCGACTCAGACCAAGAACCCCTCCGCGCCCGAAGTCGTCGCGCTGATCGCCGCAGAGATGAAGGCGCTGGGTGCCGCCCCGGTCCCCGAGACTGAACTCGATTCGCGCAAGGCCGTATTGGTGGGCAGCTTCGGCCGCCGGATCGAGCGCACCGACGGAATCGCCGGGGCGCTCGCCGATTATGTCGCCGACGGCGTCCCCCTGGATACGTTGCAGACCTATATCCCCGCGATCCAGGGCGTCGATCCGGCAGCGGTGCAAGCGGCGGCGAAGAAGGTGCTCGATCCCAGCAGCGCCAGCATCGTCGTAGTCGGCGATTCAAAGCAGTTCGTCGACGCGCTTCGCAAGACCTATCCGCAGTTGGAGGTAATTCCGGCCAGCGCCCTGAATCTCGACAGCGCCACGTTGAAGTGATTCCAAAGCCCCTCCCCCTCAGGGGAGGGGCGTGGTTGCGGGGCCCTTCATCCCTAATATTAGCTTAACTATCAATCGTTTCACCTTGGGACGCGGTGAAATCGGCAGCAGAAAATAAAGGTCCGCGGCGCTATGGCAGGCTCGGGAAGCCTTCCCGGCGGGACAGACATGCTGCGACGGATGACGCGACTTCAGCTTCGGGGACTGGCAGCGGCGTTGATCGCGTCGCTGGTCGGTGCCGGATTCTCCGCACATGCCGGCCTGACCGCGCTCCACGCCTCGCAACAGGGCGCGCGCGCCGTCGGTCCCCAACCGACCGGCTATGAAGCCGACGACCACTTCCCCGGCGCCGCCTTCTACCAGCTCGCGGACGACGGCAGCGGCTCGCCATCGCTGGGATCGACCGGCACGGTAGAACTGCCCGATACCCCGGTTCCGGATGATGCAGCGGCGGATCCGACGATCCGTCCCGCCCCGCCCTTCGATTTGCGCGGCTCGGCCCAGGACAGGGCGCGCGCGCTGCAATGCCTTATCACCGCCATCTATTATGAGGCCGCGACCGAGCCGGAGGATGGCCAGCGCGCGGTCGCGCAGGTTATCCTCAATCGGGTCCGCCACCCGACCTTCCCCGGCACGGTCTGTGGCGTTGTCTTTCAGGGGTCCGAAAAGTCGGGCTGTCAGTTCAGCTTTGCCTGCGACGGCGCAATGGCACGCAAGCCCGAGCGGACTTATTGGGACCGGGCCGCGCGCGTCGCATCGGCCGCTCTGGCGGGCGAGGTCTTCGCACCTGTGGGCATGGCAACGCACTATCATACCCACGCAGTGACCCCGCGCTGGAACAAGAGCCTGGTGATGACCGGCGTGTTCGGCGCGCATTTCTTCCACCGTTGGAAGGGCTATTGGGGGACCGGCGCCGCCTTCACCCAGGCGTATCGCGGCGGCGAGCCGATCCCCGGCCCGACGGCGCGAACCGCCACTGCCCCGGTCGTAGCGAAGCCCGCCCCTGTCCCCACGTCAGTAGCCGTTGCGGACGCCGTGCAGCGACCCGGCAATCCAATGCTGCGCCCCGCCGCCGAACAGGTGCCTAAGCGGCAGCCTTCGGCCTCCGCGCGCCGCGAACCCGCCGAGAGCGGCGACGTTCTTGCGCGCTATGCCGCACCCGCGGAATCGCAGATTCTCGACAAGTGGAAGGACAGCGGTCAGCCGATTCGCTAGAGTCGGTTCAGCTTCGTGGGCCAAACTCCAGCACGAAACGGCCCCCGCACATGCGCGCGGGGGCCGTCCATTCATTCAGAGACGCCTTGGCTTAGCGGCGACGCTCCCAGTCCCGACGCTCCCACCGGATCTTGCGCGCCAGCGCATCGAAGCGGCGGTCGAGATCCGCCCGCTCTGCCATCGTCAGACCCGGGCGGCTCTGGCGATAGCGCGCTTCGAGCGCAGCGATGCCGCGAAACTCCGCCCGCAGACGGACAGCCTCGGCGCGGGTGATCTGTCCGCTCCGCACGCCTTGGTCGATGCGACGATCGAGAATCGCTTGCCGCTGGTTGATGTTCCACCAGCCATTGTCCGCGCCAGGCCGGTTCTGATTGTCGCGGCGTTCGACGCGGATCTTGCGCGACAGCACGTCGAACCGGCGGTCGAGGTCGCGGCGCTCGGCGATCGTCAGCCCGGGCGCCGACCGGCGATAGCGAACCTCAAGCTGGGCGATCCCGCGATATTCGGCGCGCAGGCGCGTCGCCTCGGCGCGCGTCAGCTGGCCATTGCGCAGACCCTGGTTGATCCGCTGCTCCAGTTGCGCCTGGCGCTGGTTGATACTCTGCCACCCGGCCTGTGCGGTCGCGGCAGGAACGGTGGCGGCGGCGATGCCGAGACCGGCGATCATCAATGCAAACTTCTTGTTCATCGACCTTCTCCTCATTCAAATCCCTGGCCGCCTCTGCGGCTGTCTCCGTTATTGCCGGCGCATGTCGCAATGATTTGACCGGAATGTCGCTTTTGTGTCGCGGCGTGTCGCAATCGCGAAAGCTCCGTTCATAATCGTTAACGCACAACGTGTTTTATCTTGCCAAAACACCTCGCATGTCGCATCTTCGCCGTCATGCTTAATCTGCTCTCGCTCATCGTCGGCATCGTCGCCTTTCCGGTGATGCTGATCGGCCTCATCCCGCTGCTCGGCTGGCTCAACTGGCTGGTCGTTCCGCTCGCGATCCTGGGCCTAGCCCTTGGCGCCTTGTCGGAGTCGAACACGGGTCGAAACCTCAATATCGTCGTGCTGATCGTCGGCGGCGTGCGGCTCTGGCTCGGCGGTTTCATCCTCTGATCTGACCCAGAGCGGGTCCGGTTTCCCGAACCCCGCTCTGTGTCCGAGGATCAGCGGCAGCGCATGTTGCCGCGGTCGATCGACGCGCCAAGGGCCGCGCCACCCGCAGCGCCCAGCAACGTCCCGAGCACGCTCGAACGTCCGTTGGTCAGCGCATTGCCCAGGAAGCCACCGGCGATGCCGCCGACGATCAGGCCCGTCGTCCCGTCGCTGCGACGGCAATAATAACGCCCGTCGCGACCGCGATAGATACGGTCCTGCCGCGTCAGGCGACGTTCGCGATAATAGCGGCCGTCGCGATAATAATCGTCGGCATAATAGGCGCGCTGGCCGCGCGCAGGGCGGTTCCAGTCGTAGTTGCGATACTGGCGCCAGTCGCGACGATCCGCACGGCGATCCTGGCGGGCATCGCGCAGTTCGCGCTGATATTCGCGCTGAGCCTGGCGGCGCTCGCGCGGCGAATCGGCACGGCGCAGGTCGCGGCGATAATCGCGCTGCGCATCGCGCACTTCTTCACGATATTCGCGGTTGGAGTCGCGCGGGGTCTGTTGGGCAAGGGCCGGGACGGGGGTCAGTACGACCGATGCCATCATCGCGGCGATCATCGGGGTACGCATTGGATACACTCCTGCAACTTTTGGATGTGCACCAGAACGACCGGGATATTGCGGCGGTTGCGTGAACCGAAAACTACCCCGCGTTCATCGCCCGGCCAGCTTCAGATGCCCCAATTTCACATGCGTTGCGCGCCCGGATAGGCGAACAGCAGGTCGCTATCGGTGGAGGCGGTAAGCACCGCGCTGCCGGTTACGGTTACGCACTCTCCCGCCTGCCATGCCACGCCATCGACCTCACCCGCGCCGCGCACCGGAATCAGCCAGCCGGTCACCCCATGGGGCAGCCGGATCGCCCGATCCCCGCCACCCCAGCGCTCCAGCACGAATTTCGGCCCCTCGACCAATATCGTCCGCCCGGCCTCCACCTCGCCCGGCGTCGGCGCGGGGGTCCATGGCTCCAGGTCGGCCACCGCGATCCCGTCATCCAGGTGCAATTCGCGCGGTCGCCCATAATCATAGAGGCGATAGGTGGTTTCGCTGTTCTGCTGCACTTCGATCAGGGTGAGACCGGCCCCGATCGCATGGACCGTACCCGATGGCGCATAAATCACATCACCCGCCCGTACCGGCTTCCAGTCGAGTAGTCCCTCGATCGATCCATCGATCGCCGCCGCACGCAGGGTTTCGGCGTCCACGCTTTCGCGGGGGCCGAGGGCGATCGTCGAATCGGACTCCGCGGCGAGAATCACCCAGCATTCGTCCTTACCGCGCGGCAACCCGCGCAGATGCGCCGCATCGTCGTCGGGATGCACCTGCACCGACAATTTTTCGCTGGTAAACAGATATTTGATCAGCAGGTCCGGCGCGGCATCGCCCGGAGTCTGGAACCACACCTCGCCCACAGGTTCCCCGCCCGGTGCAGGATCGTCAAACCCGGGCCACAGGCGATGACGTCCCCAAGGCTTTTCCACACGGTGCGTAGCGAGCAATTGCGCGGGCATCGGTCCTCCAGGAAATGCGCGTCGAAGCATCGCGACAACGCCCGAATTCTGCGCACCGATCCACTTCACCGCAAGCATCGCCAAAAAACATTTCGCCAGTACGCAACCCTCGGCTAAGAACCTGCGCAATGCGTATGCTTTCCACCCGCTCGCTCTCGCTGGTCGCTCTTGCCGTGCTGGCCCTTCCCATCGCCGGTTGTGCGCGCGGCGGCGGCACCCGTGCCGACCTGCCCTATGTCGCCCGCGACGTCGGCACGCTGTACACGGCGGCGAAGGACCGGCTGGACAAGGGGCAGTACAAGCTCGCCGCCGCGCTGTTCGACGAGGTCGAGCGGCAGCATCCCTATTCGGTCTGGGCGCGCCGCGCGCAGCTGATGGGCGCCTTCGCTTATTATCTCGACAAGAATTACACCCAGGCGATCCAGTCGGCACAACGCTTCCTGGCGGTGCATCCGGGTAACCGCGACGCGCCCTATGCCTATTATCTGATCGCGCTCAGCTATTATGAGCAGGTCAGCGACGTAACCCGCGACCAGAAGATCACCCAGCAGGCGCTCGACGCGCTGGGCGAACTCAATCGCCGTTATCCCAACACGCGCTACGCCGCCGATGCGCGCCTCAAGATCGACCTGGTCCGCGACCACCTCGCCGGCAAGGAGATGGAGGTCGGGCGCTATTATCAGACGAAAGGGCAGTGGCTCGCCTCGGTCATGCGCTTCCGCATCGTGATCGATCAGTATCAGACGACGACCCACACGCCGGAGGCGTTGATGCGTCTGACCGAAAGCTATCTGGCGCTCGGGATCAAGGACGAGGCGAAGAAGTCGGCAGCGGTGCTCGGCGCCAACTATCCGGGTACGCAATGGTATGAGCGGGCCTATGAACTGGTCCAGAAGCATGGCGAGCCGGTTCCAGTCCCGGCACTCGCGGCGCCCGCAGAACGTCCGGTACGCGACGAACCCCAGCGTCCCGCGTCGCCGACCGACGAGACGAACTGAGCTTTCGCGCTGCCCCGGTGAATCGCCTCTCCCAAGGCGGAACAAAAAGGGGTAGTGCGGGCCGATGCTGACCGCATTGTCCATCCGCGACGTGGTGTTGATCGAGGCGCTCGACCTCGACTTCGGCACCGGGCTTGGCGTGCTGACCGGGGAAACCGGGGCGGGCAAGTCGATCCTGCTCGATTCGCTTGGCCTTGCGCTCGGCGCCCGTGCCGACAGCGGCCTGGTCCGTCAGGGGGCGTCGCAAGCCGTCGTCACCGCCAGCTTCGAACTGACCGATCCCACAGCGGTCGCGACGTTGCTGGGTGAGAGCGGACTTGACCACGACCCGTCCGAGCCCCTCACCATTCGCCGCCTGGTAAAGGCCGATGGCGGCAGCCGGGCCTATGTCAACGATCAGCCCGCGTCGGCCGGCCTGCTGCGCGAACTTGGTGGCCTGCTAGTCGAAATTCACGGCCAGCATGACGATCGCGGCCTGCTCAACCCGCGCGGCCATCGCGCACTGCTCGACAGTTTCGGGCGTCTCGACGTGAATGCAGTCGCGACCGCATATCGCAAGCTCCGTGAAGCCGATGAGGCGCTGGCAATCGCGCGATCCGAGCAGGAAACCGCGGCACGGGATCGCGAATGGCTGGAACATGCGGTGGGAGAACTCCAGGCGCTGGCGCCCGAATCGGGAGAGGAGGCGGTCCTGGCGGAGCGGCGGGCAACGATGCAGCGCGGCGAGCGAATTGCGGGGGAACTCCAGCAGATCGCCGACCTCCTCGACGGGTCCGATGGAGCGCTGACTCGGCTGCGCCAGGCAGCCCGCATCCTGGAACGGGTTGCCGAGGATCATCCGGCGCTCGGCGAAGCGCTCGCCGCACTGGATCTCGCGCTGGTCGAGGGCGGTGCGACGCAAGACAATATCGACACCGCCGCCGAGGCACTGGCGTTCGACCCTGCTGCGCTGGAGGCGGACGAGGCCCGTCTGTTCGAGTTGCGCGGCCTGGCCCGCAAACACCGCGTCCAGCCCGACGATCTTGCCGATCTGGCCGAGACGTTCGCCGCGCGGCTTGCCCGGATCGAGGGCGGCGAAGGGACGATCGCCCAACTGGAGGCGCAGGTCTCTGCCGCCGAATCGGCCTATGTCGCCGCTGCCGAAACCCTGTCGGCCGCCCGATCCGCCGCCGCCGCGCGGCTCGACGCTGCGGTTGCGGGGGAACTGGCGCCGCTCAAGCTCGACGCCGCTAAGTTTCGCACGACTGTCGAGTCGTTGCCCCGCGACCAATGGTCCGCTTCGGGCCGCGACCGGGTGGAGTTCGAGGTGTCGACCAACCCCGGCGCGCCCTTCGCCCCGCTGATCAAGATCGCGTCGGGCGGCGAACTCTCGCGCTTCATCCTCGCGCTCAAGGTCGCGCTGGCCGAGGAGGGCGGCGCGCGGACGCTGATCTTCGACGAGATCGACCGCGGGGTGGGCGGCGCCGTCGCCAGCGCAATCGGCGAGCGGCTGGCGCGGCTGGCGTCGGGGACGCAGCTGCTGGTGGTGACGCATAGTCCGCAGGTCGCGGCGCGGGGCGCCCACCATCTGCTGATCGCCAAGAGCCATGACGGGCTGGTGACCCGGACCGGGGTGCGGCAGCTCGACGATGCCGAACGGCGGGAAGAAATCGCCCGGATGCTGTCGGGTGCGCAGATTACCGACGAGGCGCGGGCCCAGGCCGAGCGGCTGCTCGAAGCGGCCTAGCCGCCGCGGTTGGCGATCAGATCGATATCGGTGCCGCCATCCCCGCGCGCCGACAGGAACACGACATAGGCCGAATCGTCCTTCGCCCTGGTCCCGCCCAGCACATGCTGGCCGTCCTTGAGCTGGTGCTCGGCCGAATAGCCACCACGGACGGCTCGGGTGTAGTACCAGTCGATCATCGTCTGGAGCGGTTGCGGCGTCGAGAAGGTGACGACGCGCAGTCCGCACTGACCACCTTCCGCTCCGGCCGCCTCGATCACCCGGGCCTGGGGATGGAGCGGCATGTCGGCGGGGAGGCGCGCTGCCCAACCTGCCGAATAGTTCAACTTCGATGCGCATTCCGACGTGCGGCGGTCCTTTTGCCCCCCGGCGAGACCGGCGAGCGTCACCGACTTGTCCTGGGCGTCGCAGGCGTCGCACTTGCCCTCCACCGGGTCGGGTGCCTTGAGCAGTTCGCCGTCGGCGGGCATTGCGGCCTTGGCGGCGGCGACGGTGTCCGAGGGGATCGGCGCCGAATAGGGCTGGCTCGGCGGACGGATCGCGTCCTTGTTGGACTGTTGGGCGAGCTGCGGATCGACCATGATCTGGTCCTGCAGCGCTCCCATCAGCGCCGGATCGGCCGAATTGCCGCCGATCTCGTCGTCGAGCGCGTCGACATTGCCCGCCTCGCTGCCACCGCCGCACGCGGCGAGCGCCAGCGGCATCAGCAGGATGGCAATTGCATTCGTCCGACGGCCCATCATCACGCTCCACTCCGGCCGAAAATCGCCGGATTTGGGCCAAGTTGATGACAGGTCAGGGTTAAGGAAGCGTTGGCAATGCCTCAGCCAGCCTTGGCGATCCGCTCCTTCTCGGCAGCGATGAAGATGTCGATCTGGGCGTCGAGCACGTCGAGCGGCACCGCCCCCTGCTCCAGCACGGCATCGTGGAAGCGCTTGAGGTCGAAGTCGTTGCCCAGTGCCTGTTCGGCCCGCGCGCGCAGTTCACGGATCTTGAGCTCGCCGAGCTTGTAGCCCAGCGCCTGGCCCGGCCAGCTGATATAGCGATTGACCTCCGCATCGATGTTCGCGGCGGACAGCGCGGTATTGTCGAGCATGAACTTGACCGCCTGTTCCTTGGTCCAGCCCTTGGAATGGATGCCGGTATCGACGACAAGGCGGCACGCGCGCCACATCTCGTAGGACAGCCGCCCCATCTGCTTTTCGGGGGTGTCGTACAGGCCCATCTCGATCCCGACACGCTCCGCATACAGCCCCCACCCTTCGGTAAAGGCGGTGAAATTGGCGAGGTAACGGCGGAATTTCGCGGTCTCCAGCTCCTGCTGCAGCGCGATCTGGTGGTGATGGCCGGGCACCGCTTCATGCGCGGTCAGCGCAGGCAGTTCGTAGAGCGGGCGCTGGTCGAGCTTCGAGGTGTTGACGTAATAATGGCCGGCCATCCCCAGTTCGGGATTGCCCGGGCCGTAATAGGCGGTGGTCGTCCCCTCCGCCGTCTCCGCAGGGATGCGGCGCAGGCCATAGGGAAGCCGCGGCAGGCGGTTGAAGAAGCCCGGCATCTTGCCGTCGATCTCCTTCGCCTGCAGCGCGGCGGCGGCCATCAGCTCCTCGGGCGTCCTGGCGTAATATTTGGGGTTGGTGCGAAGCTCTTCGACAAAGGCTTCGCGCGTGGCGAAGCCGGCGTCCTTCGCCACCTTCTCCATCTCGGCGCGAATGCGCGCGACCTCGTCAAGCCCGACCTTGTGGATCTGGTCGGCGGTCAGGTCTGTGGTGGTCAGTTGACGGATGCGGAAGGCATAGTAGCGCGCGCCGTCGGGCTGCGCCGACACCCCCACCGTCTTGGCGCATTTGGGTGCATAGCTGGTGCGATAAAAATCCGCCGCCTTGGCATAGGCCGGGTTGATCACCTCGGTCACCGTCTTCTTCGCCCGCGCCTGCAGCGCCGCCCATTCGGCGTCGGTGGCATCGACCGGCTTGGTACGGGTGAACGGCGCATAGAAGCGCGATTGGGTCGCATCCTGCTGGATCACGCCGGTGATCGTGCCTTCGAACCCGACCAGGCTGACGCAGGGCTGGACATAGCCGCCCTTCACCGCCTGCGCCGTGATGTGGATCAGCGTATCGTTGGTCGCCGGGAATTTGGCGAGCCGGTCGAGATAGGCGGCATAGTCCGACTTGCGCCGGAACGCCGTCCGCTCCCCCTGCCCCGCCGCGCCCTGCCAGGGGTTGGAATAGCTGGTGAACAGGATGGTGCGCTGGCCGAAGCCGTTGCCCTCGATGCTTTCGGACAGCAGCCGGCGCAGGATCGCCTTGTCAGTGCGTTGCGCGGGCGTGAGTCCGGCATCGGGAATGGCGTCGAGCCGCTTCAGGAAAACGGCCTCCGCCTGAGCCCGCCGATCCTCCGCCGCAAGGCTGACGTCGCCGACCGCGGTCGGATCGATATCGACGCCGACCGATCGTGCGAAGCCCGGATTTTCCTTGAGCACCCAGTCGAAATGATCGTCGAGCAGCGTGCGGAACTCGTCCGACGGGTTGGCCGCCACCGGGGTGGCCAGCGCAAGCGCCATGACCGCCGTGACGGATGAAGCAGACACTTTAGCGCCTGTGTCACGCAGGACGGAACGGCCAAAGCGACGACGCCTGATGAGGGATATGTTCATCACAAAAGGCAAGCAAATCAGCTCCAACATTGCAAGCGCGACCGCCTTCGGAGACCCGGCGCCCTCGCTTTTGGCTCGTTTCAACAGGTTTGCGCTACAAACCAGTTTTCGATATCTCGATGTTGTGATTGATTCGCACAGGAGGCTTTCGATGACTGAGACCGGTACGCCGCCGACCCGGCTGCACGCACTCGACGCCGTCCGTGGCGGCGCGTTGCTGCTCGGTGTCGCCTTTCATGCCAGCCTGAGCTTCGTGCCCGGCCCGCAATTCTGGGTCGTACGCGACGCCGCCGATCCGCTGATCGGCAACTTCACGATCGTCGCGCACATGTTCCGCATGACCCTGTTCTTCCTGATCGCAGGGTTTTTCGGGCGGATGCTGCTCGAGCGGCGCGGAACCGGCGGCTTCGTCGCGGACCGTGCGAAGCGCATCGTCGGGCCGCTCTTCGCCTTCTGGCCGCTGGCGCTTGCCGGTATCATCGCGACCTTCGTGTGGGGGGCGGCGGTGATGAACGGCGGCGCGCTGCCGACCAACCAGCCAGCGCCCCCGCCGCCGACGCTGGCGACGCTGCCGCTGACGCATCTGTGGTTCCTCTATTTGCTCACCCTGTTCTACCTCGCCGCGCTCGCGCTGCGCGGCGTCGCACGACTGGTGGACCGCGACGGGCGCGTCGCGGCACGCGTCGCCGACCCGCTGGTGGCGGGCGCGATCCGCACCGGAGCGATTACCGTGCTGCTGGCCGTGCCCGCGACGCTGCTGCTGGCCGGAACACCGGGATGGATGCCGGTGATGGGTATCCCCACCCCCGATATCGGCCTGATCCCCAATGCGGCGGCGAGCGCGGCTTATGGAACCGCCTTCCTTGCCGGGTGGCTGCTGCAGCGCCAGCCGGAGCTGCTGAGCCGGGTCGCGGCACGCTGGCCGCTGCACCTGATCGGCGCGGTCCTGCTCACCGGCGGGCTGTTGCTGCACATTGCCGGGGTGTCCCCGTTCACGCTGGCGGCAGGGCCAGCCGCCCCCGTGCTGCTCGCCGCCGCCTATATGATCGCGAGCTGGTGCTGGACGCTCGGGCTGCTGGGTGCGGCGCTGTGCTTCCTCGACGCCGAACGGCCCTGGATCCGCTATGTCGCCGACTCCTCCTACTGGATCTATCTGGTCCATCTGCCGGTGGTGATGGCGCTGCAGGTGCTGGTCTATCCGGTCGCGGCCCCGGCACTGGTCAAGTTCGCCATGGTGATCGCGGGCGCTTCCCTTATCCTGTTCGCCAGCTATCACCTTCTGGTGCGGCGCAGCTTTCTGGGTCGCTGGCTCAACGGTCGCGCCTATCCCCGCGCCGCCCGGTCACAATCGATGGAGGTGCAGACCGCATGACCGATCCGGCCCAGAGCGCGCGCGACGACCTCGCCTTCGTCCGCGCGCTGGTGAGCGATGGCGGCGCGGTGCAGGCGTCGCTGGGAGAAGCGCTGTTGGCAGGCGGGCTGTGCTATGGCGTTCAGTGCATCGCCCAATGGGCGATTTATATCAGCGGCTGGCAGGCGCCGGTAGCGGTGCATCTGACCGCCGGGTTTCTCCCTTCGGTGGTGTTTATCGGCCTGATCATCTGGCTTTCGCGGCGCAACCGCGATGCGGTGCCCCATGGCATGGCGTCGCGGGCACTCAACGCCGCATTCGGCAGTTCCGGCCTTGCCGCGATGACAACAGCGGTGATCTTCGGCTATCTCGCCTGGCGCTATCAGGACATGGGCATCTTCCTGTTTCACCCGCTGATGATCGCGGTGGTGCAGGGCGCGGTCTGGTATGTGGCGTTCGCGATCCGCCGCCGCGGCTGGCTGGGGCTGGTGTCGATCGGCTGGTTCGGCGCGGCGATGCTGGGGGCGCTGACGATCGACCGGATGGAAGTGTTCATCCTGCTGATCGGCGTGGCCCTGTTCCTGCTGATGGCACTTCCCGGCTGGATCCTGATGCGCGGCGCGGCGAATAGCTGACGGCGATGAAGGATTTCGACATCGGCAAGATTGACGACGTGATCCACGGCCGGATGCGGCTGGGGATCATGGCCTATCTTGCCGATGCCGAGGTTGCGGAGTTCAACGAACTGAAGGCGCTGTTGCAGGCGACGCAGGGCAATCTTTCCGTGCATCTGCGCAAGCTCGAGGAGGCGGGCTATATCGCGATCGACAAGAGCTTTTCGGGCCGCAAGCCGCTGACCCGCGCGCGCATGACCCCGGAGGGGCGCAAGGCGTTCGCCGCCTATCTTGAAGCGCTGGTCAAGCTGATCGCATAAGGGGGAACCCGCTCCCCTGCCGTCCGTTGCACCCGCGATCGACAGCCCCCCTCCCCCGGAGACTGCCGGATGCCGACCCTGTGACCACCGAATCGATGCAGCCGCGCCGCACGCTTGGCGCGGTCGATGTGTTCGCGCTTACCGTAGGGATCGTCGTCGGCGCAGGGATCTTCCGGACGCCCGCGCTGGTGGCGGGGGTATCGAGCGATGCGACCGTGATGATCCTCGCCTGGGTGGCGGGCGGCCTGCTCTCGATCG
This genomic interval carries:
- a CDS encoding winged helix-turn-helix domain-containing protein, whose protein sequence is MKDFDIGKIDDVIHGRMRLGIMAYLADAEVAEFNELKALLQATQGNLSVHLRKLEEAGYIAIDKSFSGRKPLTRARMTPEGRKAFAAYLEALVKLIA
- a CDS encoding DUF885 domain-containing protein; translated protein: MALALATPVAANPSDEFRTLLDDHFDWVLKENPGFARSVGVDIDPTAVGDVSLAAEDRRAQAEAVFLKRLDAIPDAGLTPAQRTDKAILRRLLSESIEGNGFGQRTILFTSYSNPWQGAAGQGERTAFRRKSDYAAYLDRLAKFPATNDTLIHITAQAVKGGYVQPCVSLVGFEGTITGVIQQDATQSRFYAPFTRTKPVDATDAEWAALQARAKKTVTEVINPAYAKAADFYRTSYAPKCAKTVGVSAQPDGARYYAFRIRQLTTTDLTADQIHKVGLDEVARIRAEMEKVAKDAGFATREAFVEELRTNPKYYARTPEELMAAAALQAKEIDGKMPGFFNRLPRLPYGLRRIPAETAEGTTTAYYGPGNPELGMAGHYYVNTSKLDQRPLYELPALTAHEAVPGHHHQIALQQELETAKFRRYLANFTAFTEGWGLYAERVGIEMGLYDTPEKQMGRLSYEMWRACRLVVDTGIHSKGWTKEQAVKFMLDNTALSAANIDAEVNRYISWPGQALGYKLGELKIRELRARAEQALGNDFDLKRFHDAVLEQGAVPLDVLDAQIDIFIAAEKERIAKAG
- the recN gene encoding DNA repair protein RecN, translating into MLTALSIRDVVLIEALDLDFGTGLGVLTGETGAGKSILLDSLGLALGARADSGLVRQGASQAVVTASFELTDPTAVATLLGESGLDHDPSEPLTIRRLVKADGGSRAYVNDQPASAGLLRELGGLLVEIHGQHDDRGLLNPRGHRALLDSFGRLDVNAVATAYRKLREADEALAIARSEQETAARDREWLEHAVGELQALAPESGEEAVLAERRATMQRGERIAGELQQIADLLDGSDGALTRLRQAARILERVAEDHPALGEALAALDLALVEGGATQDNIDTAAEALAFDPAALEADEARLFELRGLARKHRVQPDDLADLAETFAARLARIEGGEGTIAQLEAQVSAAESAYVAAAETLSAARSAAAARLDAAVAGELAPLKLDAAKFRTTVESLPRDQWSASGRDRVEFEVSTNPGAPFAPLIKIASGGELSRFILALKVALAEEGGARTLIFDEIDRGVGGAVASAIGERLARLASGTQLLVVTHSPQVAARGAHHLLIAKSHDGLVTRTGVRQLDDAERREEIARMLSGAQITDEARAQAERLLEAA
- a CDS encoding acyltransferase family protein, whose protein sequence is MTETGTPPTRLHALDAVRGGALLLGVAFHASLSFVPGPQFWVVRDAADPLIGNFTIVAHMFRMTLFFLIAGFFGRMLLERRGTGGFVADRAKRIVGPLFAFWPLALAGIIATFVWGAAVMNGGALPTNQPAPPPPTLATLPLTHLWFLYLLTLFYLAALALRGVARLVDRDGRVAARVADPLVAGAIRTGAITVLLAVPATLLLAGTPGWMPVMGIPTPDIGLIPNAAASAAYGTAFLAGWLLQRQPELLSRVAARWPLHLIGAVLLTGGLLLHIAGVSPFTLAAGPAAPVLLAAAYMIASWCWTLGLLGAALCFLDAERPWIRYVADSSYWIYLVHLPVVMALQVLVYPVAAPALVKFAMVIAGASLILFASYHLLVRRSFLGRWLNGRAYPRAARSQSMEVQTA